The Bos indicus isolate NIAB-ARS_2022 breed Sahiwal x Tharparkar chromosome X, NIAB-ARS_B.indTharparkar_mat_pri_1.0, whole genome shotgun sequence genome has a window encoding:
- the LOC139181465 gene encoding melanoma-associated antigen B4-like encodes MPRRQKSKSHARRKRHEVQGDTQEAQASAAAAPKEECPSSHSSVPQGSPPSSPAAGDGQELQGAMAPSSPDAGPSCAGSDEGAQGPEEESSGASQAAPSTQSTRKDPLARKARKLVEFLLEKYTKQEPITQNALMKIVSRKYRQHFPEIFSTARERVELVFGLEMKEIDRRGNIYTLIRKLNLRGNDCRRDEGALPKSRLLMVLLGVIFMNGNRATEEEIWEFLSMLGIYAGRRHCIFGEPRRLITKDLVQKEYLNYRQVPNSDLPRYEFLWGPRACAETSKMKVLEVLAKFHGRVPSSFPDLYDEALRDQVERAGQRGAARAPTMAEASAPSRAKSCSSSHI; translated from the coding sequence ATGCCTCGGAGGCAGAAGAGCAAGTCCCATGCCCGCAGGAAACGCCACGAGGTCCAAGGGGACACTCAGGAGGCCCAGGCCAGTGCTGCTGCAGCCCCAAAGGAGGAGTGCCCCTCCTCCCACTCTTCTGTCCCTCAGGGTTCTCCCCCGAGCTCCCCTGCTGCTGGCGATGGCCAGGAGCTTCAGGGAGCCATGGCCCCTAGCTCTCCTGATGCAGGGCCTTCATGTGCAGGATCTGatgaaggtgcccagggccctGAGGAGGAAAGTTCAGGTGCCTCCCAGGCAGCCCCTTCCACTCAGAGCACTCGCAAAGATCCTCTGGCCAGGAAGGCCAGGAAACTCGTGGAGTTCCTGCTGGAGAAGTACACCAAGCAGGAGCCCATCACACAGAATGCCCTGATGAAAATCGTCAGCAGGAAGTACAGGCAGCACTTCCCTGAGATCTTCAGTACAGCCCGTGAGCGCGTGGAGCTGGTCTTTGGCCTGGAGATGAAGGAAATCGACCGTAGAGGGAACATCTACACCCTCATCAGGAAGCTCAACCTCAGGGGAAACGATTGTCGGCGTGATGAGGGGGCGCTGCCCAAGTCCCGTCTCCTCATGGTGCTCCTGGGGGTCATCTTCATGAATGGTAACCGCGCCACTGAGGAGGAGATCTGGGAATTCCTCAGTATGTTGGGGATCTATGCTGGGAGGAGGCACTGCATCTTTGGGGAGCCCAGAAGGCTCATCACCAAAGATCTAGTGCAGAAGGAGTACCTGAACTACCGCCAGGTACCCAATAGTGATCTTCCACGCTACGAGTTCCTTTGGGGCCCAAGAGCGTGTGCTGAGACCAGCAAGATGAAGGTACTGGAGGTTCTAGCCAAGTTCCACGGTAGGGTCCCTAGTTCCTTCCCAGACCTTTATGACGAGGCTCTGAGAGATCAGGTGGAGAGAGCAGGGCAGAGAGGTGCGGCCAGGGCTCCCACCATGGCTGAGGCCAGTGCCCCTTCCAGGGCCAAGTCCTGCAGCTCCTCCCACATTtag